Within the Acetonema longum DSM 6540 genome, the region AGGAGGAAGATGGGGCTGATAATCGCGCCGTCTTTGGGCCATACCGGCTTGAACGGAGTGTTGGCGCCGATCATTTGCGTAAAGAAGTAAGGCATAACGGTAATCACCGGCGTCTCTTCATCAGCCTGCCGGCGATGCGATTTAACCATTTGCGCCGGATGCATGCTGCGCAGCAGCGAACGGCCCATTCTGGCCACGCCGTCTTCGCCGTGCTCTTTATAGATATTGAGCAGTAAGGCGTTAAATAAATCCAGATCCCGCATCGGCAGGGAAATGGTATTCTCAAAGTCAGGCGCTAAGAGGTCCGACCAGCGTTCCGGGAAAGGACGGCCGCCAAGCACGTCGGTATTGACCATGAAAATGGCGGGAACTACGCCAATGACCGAGTATTGGCGCCGCGGGTCTTTCAGGTCGATGCGTTCGTTGTCAAAGTCGCGGTTCAGCCGCTCGAAGCCGCTGATATCCTCAAATATGCCTTCGTCTTTAAACTTGCCCATCAGCTTCCGGTCAAAGAATAAGTCAAAGCCCGCCGACATGAACAAATCCGACAGAACCGATTCGTCGCCTGGATTGGCGGCGATGCGCTCCTTAATCCAGTCGATCCCCATGCTGGCCGCTTTCAGGTCGTAATCGACATCAAAGGCGAGGCGGTCCTTGTTTCCGGCCAGCCAGGCTTCAAACCGCTCGAGCAGCGGCAGCCGGATCGGGCAGGGCAGGACGCCTTCGATTCTGATGTCGCCGCCGCTGTCTTTTTTCATGGCAATCAGGCCGGTGGAGGCGGCGGGACGGTTTTGCTCAATGGCGTCCTCCAGCTTTTGCACAAACAGTTCGACATTGATTTTTTTGCTCCGCAGCGCGGTTTCCAGGGTAATCGTCTTGCCCAGCGTTTTTCGCAGCAGCGGGTTGTTTAATTGTTCAAAGCCATTGGCTGCCAGCAATGCGATGACTTCCGGGTATTTTTCGGTAACGTCGTAGACAGTGTCGGTCAGGTTAATATATTTTGTCAAGGGTGCTCCCTCCTA harbors:
- a CDS encoding ABC transporter substrate-binding protein, with the translated sequence MTKYINLTDTVYDVTEKYPEVIALLAANGFEQLNNPLLRKTLGKTITLETALRSKKINVELFVQKLEDAIEQNRPAASTGLIAMKKDSGGDIRIEGVLPCPIRLPLLERFEAWLAGNKDRLAFDVDYDLKAASMGIDWIKERIAANPGDESVLSDLFMSAGFDLFFDRKLMGKFKDEGIFEDISGFERLNRDFDNERIDLKDPRRQYSVIGVVPAIFMVNTDVLGGRPFPERWSDLLAPDFENTISLPMRDLDLFNALLLNIYKEHGEDGVARMGRSLLRSMHPAQMVKSHRRQADEETPVITVMPYFFTQMIGANTPFKPVWPKDGAIISPIFLLAKAATKEKTKPFVDFLFSREVGEILSGNGHFPSTNPQVDNRLAPHQNFMWLGWDYINSHDIGELLIKTEDLFYAAAGKES